A section of the Tachysurus fulvidraco isolate hzauxx_2018 chromosome 7, HZAU_PFXX_2.0, whole genome shotgun sequence genome encodes:
- the LOC113653756 gene encoding ribosomal RNA-processing protein 7 homolog A isoform X3, translated as MAAPTKKNTSVACVIPGGFTVLSLKFCSNSTVQHQLCVKEHRVRAETNAHRPQDRTLFVLNIPPYCSQCFKVAYVVFKHSSGVAAAKAHPYDSPLIVSTTEKPVQTGLKKWIHEYKQTFIKPELLQKAVDDFMSQYDKRKEEEEERQKKEVEEQQEDEDGWVKVTKGGKSMKSRPHSEAANQRVLQKEHNKKKRKELLNFYTWQHRDSKREHIAELRRKFEEDKQRIALLRAQRKFRPY; from the exons ATGGCGGCGCCCACAAAGAAGAACACGAGTGTCGCCTGTGTGATTCCAGGAGGatttacag tattaTCCCTGAAGTTCTGCTCAAACAGTACAGTGCAGCACCAACTGTGTGTGAAAGAGCACAGAGTGAGGGCAGAAACTAACGCACACAGACCACAGGACAGGACACTGTTTGTCCTCAACATCCCTCCATACTGCTCACAG tgttttaagGTGGCCTACGTGGTGTTTAAACACTCCTCAGGTGTAGCAGCAGCTAAAGCACATCCATATGATTCTCCTCTCATCGTCTCCACTACAGAAAAACCAGTTCAGACTGGTCTCAAGA agtGGATCCATGAATACAAACAGACTTTCATCAAGCCAGAGCTTCTGCAGAAGGCGGTTGATGACTTCATGAGCCAGTACGACAAGAGGAAGGaggag GAGGAGGAGCGTCAGAAGAAGGAGGTGGAGGAACAGCAGGAGGATGAGGACGGCTGGGTTAAAGTGACCAAAGGAGGCAAAAGCATGAAGTCCCGCCCACACAGCGaggcagccaatcagagagtGCTTCAGAAAGAACACaacaagaaaaagaggaaagagcTGCTGAACTTCTACACATGGCAACATCGCGATTCAAAGAGAGAac aTATTGCTGAATTAAGGAGGAAGTTTGAGGAAGATAAGCAGCGCATTGCTTTACTTAGAGCACAGAGGAAATTCAGACCTTActga
- the LOC113653756 gene encoding ribosomal RNA-processing protein 7 homolog A isoform X1 encodes MAAPTKKNTSVACVIPGGFTVLSLKFCSNSTVQHQLCVKEHRVRAETNAHRPQDRTLFVLNIPPYCSQVQATPPYCSQVQTTPPYCSQSVVKDIFSRFGPVQHVELSEKPGAVEDKRPDLSPYFTPAQKRCFKVAYVVFKHSSGVAAAKAHPYDSPLIVSTTEKPVQTGLKKWIHEYKQTFIKPELLQKAVDDFMSQYDKRKEEEEERQKKEVEEQQEDEDGWVKVTKGGKSMKSRPHSEAANQRVLQKEHNKKKRKELLNFYTWQHRDSKREHIAELRRKFEEDKQRIALLRAQRKFRPY; translated from the exons ATGGCGGCGCCCACAAAGAAGAACACGAGTGTCGCCTGTGTGATTCCAGGAGGatttacag tattaTCCCTGAAGTTCTGCTCAAACAGTACAGTGCAGCACCAACTGTGTGTGAAAGAGCACAGAGTGAGGGCAGAAACTAACGCACACAGACCACAGGACAGGACACTGTTTGTCCTCAACATCCCTCCATACTGCTCACAGgtacaggccacacccccttactGCTCACAGGTGCAGACCACACCCCCTTACTGCTCACAG agtgtggtGAAGGACATATTCTCTCGGTTTGGTCCGGTTCAGCATGTGGAACTGAGTGAGAAACCGGGAGCAGTTGAAGATAAGCGACCAGACCTGTCGCCATATTTCACACCTGCACAGAAGCGG tgttttaagGTGGCCTACGTGGTGTTTAAACACTCCTCAGGTGTAGCAGCAGCTAAAGCACATCCATATGATTCTCCTCTCATCGTCTCCACTACAGAAAAACCAGTTCAGACTGGTCTCAAGA agtGGATCCATGAATACAAACAGACTTTCATCAAGCCAGAGCTTCTGCAGAAGGCGGTTGATGACTTCATGAGCCAGTACGACAAGAGGAAGGaggag GAGGAGGAGCGTCAGAAGAAGGAGGTGGAGGAACAGCAGGAGGATGAGGACGGCTGGGTTAAAGTGACCAAAGGAGGCAAAAGCATGAAGTCCCGCCCACACAGCGaggcagccaatcagagagtGCTTCAGAAAGAACACaacaagaaaaagaggaaagagcTGCTGAACTTCTACACATGGCAACATCGCGATTCAAAGAGAGAac aTATTGCTGAATTAAGGAGGAAGTTTGAGGAAGATAAGCAGCGCATTGCTTTACTTAGAGCACAGAGGAAATTCAGACCTTActga
- the LOC113653756 gene encoding ribosomal RNA-processing protein 7 homolog A isoform X2 translates to MAAPTKKNTSVACVIPGGFTVLSLKFCSNSTVQHQLCVKEHRVRAETNAHRPQDRTLFVLNIPPYCSQSVVKDIFSRFGPVQHVELSEKPGAVEDKRPDLSPYFTPAQKRCFKVAYVVFKHSSGVAAAKAHPYDSPLIVSTTEKPVQTGLKKWIHEYKQTFIKPELLQKAVDDFMSQYDKRKEEEEERQKKEVEEQQEDEDGWVKVTKGGKSMKSRPHSEAANQRVLQKEHNKKKRKELLNFYTWQHRDSKREHIAELRRKFEEDKQRIALLRAQRKFRPY, encoded by the exons ATGGCGGCGCCCACAAAGAAGAACACGAGTGTCGCCTGTGTGATTCCAGGAGGatttacag tattaTCCCTGAAGTTCTGCTCAAACAGTACAGTGCAGCACCAACTGTGTGTGAAAGAGCACAGAGTGAGGGCAGAAACTAACGCACACAGACCACAGGACAGGACACTGTTTGTCCTCAACATCCCTCCATACTGCTCACAG agtgtggtGAAGGACATATTCTCTCGGTTTGGTCCGGTTCAGCATGTGGAACTGAGTGAGAAACCGGGAGCAGTTGAAGATAAGCGACCAGACCTGTCGCCATATTTCACACCTGCACAGAAGCGG tgttttaagGTGGCCTACGTGGTGTTTAAACACTCCTCAGGTGTAGCAGCAGCTAAAGCACATCCATATGATTCTCCTCTCATCGTCTCCACTACAGAAAAACCAGTTCAGACTGGTCTCAAGA agtGGATCCATGAATACAAACAGACTTTCATCAAGCCAGAGCTTCTGCAGAAGGCGGTTGATGACTTCATGAGCCAGTACGACAAGAGGAAGGaggag GAGGAGGAGCGTCAGAAGAAGGAGGTGGAGGAACAGCAGGAGGATGAGGACGGCTGGGTTAAAGTGACCAAAGGAGGCAAAAGCATGAAGTCCCGCCCACACAGCGaggcagccaatcagagagtGCTTCAGAAAGAACACaacaagaaaaagaggaaagagcTGCTGAACTTCTACACATGGCAACATCGCGATTCAAAGAGAGAac aTATTGCTGAATTAAGGAGGAAGTTTGAGGAAGATAAGCAGCGCATTGCTTTACTTAGAGCACAGAGGAAATTCAGACCTTActga